In Buchnera aphidicola (Ceratoglyphina bambusae), a single window of DNA contains:
- the ilvC gene encoding ketol-acid reductoisomerase, with translation MKNYFSSLNFRNKLKELRKCRLLKKKEFNNKVNILINKKIVIIGCGSQGLNQGLNLRDSGLNVCYALQKSSINKKNLSWKNAINNNFKVGTYKELIPNADLIINLTPDKQHSIVINKIEKFIKKNAVLGYSHGFNIVEYGQKIRKDITVIMVAPKCPGTEVREEYKRGFGVPALIAVHSKNDNRNIGLDFAKAWAYGLGSSKAGVLESSFSAEVKSDLMGEQTILCGILQSASIVYYNKLISQNFNKEYSCKLVQNGWEVITESLKHGGITLMLDRLSNSSKIKAYKISEKLKVLLKPLFKEHMDNIISGDFSRDMIKDWNNGDKKLLHYRNISRKSEFENSNKSEVKISEEEYFENCIFIVSILKAGIELSYEIMLESGICSESAYYESLHEIPLIANTISRKKLYEMNLVISDTAEYGNYIFSNKAIPILENFINKLDCNCLFNSKNLNKNIDNIELSRINQKIRNHSIEKVGYNLRKYMVGMKSISFK, from the coding sequence ATGAAAAATTATTTTAGCAGCTTAAATTTTAGAAATAAATTAAAAGAATTAAGAAAATGTAGATTATTAAAAAAAAAAGAATTTAATAATAAAGTTAATATTTTAATAAATAAAAAAATAGTTATTATCGGTTGTGGTTCTCAAGGATTAAATCAAGGACTTAATTTAAGAGATTCTGGGTTAAATGTATGTTATGCTTTGCAAAAATCTTCTATTAATAAAAAAAATTTATCTTGGAAAAATGCTATAAATAATAATTTTAAAGTTGGCACATATAAAGAATTAATTCCTAATGCTGATTTAATAATAAATTTAACTCCTGACAAACAGCATTCTATAGTTATAAACAAAATAGAAAAATTTATCAAAAAAAATGCTGTTTTAGGATATTCACATGGATTTAATATAGTTGAATATGGTCAAAAAATTAGAAAAGATATTACAGTTATTATGGTTGCCCCAAAATGTCCAGGAACTGAAGTAAGAGAAGAATACAAAAGAGGATTTGGAGTTCCTGCTTTAATTGCTGTGCATTCTAAAAATGATAATAGAAATATTGGACTAGATTTTGCAAAAGCCTGGGCGTATGGTTTAGGAAGTAGCAAAGCTGGTGTTCTAGAGTCTTCTTTTTCAGCTGAAGTTAAATCAGATTTAATGGGTGAACAAACTATATTATGTGGTATATTACAATCTGCATCTATAGTTTATTATAATAAATTAATTTCTCAAAATTTTAATAAAGAATATTCATGTAAATTAGTTCAGAATGGCTGGGAAGTTATTACTGAATCTTTAAAACATGGAGGAATAACTTTAATGTTAGATAGATTATCTAATTCTTCTAAAATAAAAGCTTATAAAATTTCTGAAAAATTAAAAGTTTTGTTAAAACCATTGTTTAAAGAACATATGGATAACATAATTTCCGGAGATTTTTCTAGAGATATGATTAAAGATTGGAACAATGGAGATAAAAAACTATTACATTATAGAAATATAAGCAGGAAATCTGAGTTTGAAAATTCTAATAAATCAGAAGTAAAAATTTCCGAAGAAGAGTATTTTGAAAATTGTATTTTTATAGTTTCTATACTTAAAGCTGGAATAGAACTTTCTTATGAAATAATGTTAGAATCTGGTATTTGTAGTGAATCAGCTTATTATGAATCTTTGCATGAAATTCCATTAATTGCTAATACTATTTCTAGAAAGAAATTATATGAAATGAATTTAGTAATATCTGATACAGCTGAATATGGAAATTATATTTTTTCTAATAAAGCTATACCAATTTTAGAAAATTTTATAAATAAATTAGATTGTAATTGTTTATTTAATTCTAAAAACTTAAATAAAAATATAGATAATATAGAATTATCAAGAATAAATCAAAAAATAAGAAATCACAGTATAGAAAAAGTAGGCTATAACTTAAGAAAATATATGGTTGGAATGAAAAGTATTTCTTTTAAATAA
- the ilvD gene encoding dihydroxy-acid dehydratase codes for MISYRSSVTTQGKNMSGARALWRATGMKDEDFNKPIIAIVNSFTEFVPGHIHLRNLGKIVSEEININGGVAKEFNTIAIDDGIAMGHSGMLYSLPSREIIADSIEYVINAHCVDAMVCISNCDKITPGMLIASIRLNIPTIFVSGGPMESGKVNINGKIKKLDLVDAIVHGSNDYNNDISKLIEKNACPTCGSCSGMFTANSMNCLTEVLGVSFPGNGTLLATHFNRKKLFISAGKQIVKITKNFYINGISLLPKDLINKKSLYNSMCLDIAMGGSTNTILHLLAIAKEGNINFNISDIDKLSKKIPYICKISPSSNKYHIEDFHRAGGVIGLLGELYRGNFLYSDTKNILDLTLKEIIFKYDITISKNKNISDFFKSGPKGEKTIVPFSQSYEWSSLDKDRKYGCIRSINNCYSKDGGIAILYGNIAKNGCVVKTAGVDKKNLVFSGVVKVYESQEDAVYAILNNKVFKGDIVVIRYEGPKGGPGMQEMLYPTSYLKSSGLDKYCALLTDGRFSGGTSGLSIGHVSPEAANKGLISLVKDNDLIKINIPKRYIHLEVSKHELHLRRKLEESRGMFSYTPKNRKRKISASLKIYSYFATSADKGAYRDTSKLI; via the coding sequence ATGATTTCATATAGATCTTCAGTAACTACTCAAGGGAAAAATATGTCTGGGGCTCGTGCTTTATGGAGAGCTACAGGAATGAAAGATGAAGATTTTAATAAGCCTATTATTGCTATAGTAAATTCATTTACTGAATTTGTTCCGGGTCATATTCATTTAAGAAATTTAGGCAAAATTGTTTCTGAAGAAATAAATATAAATGGAGGAGTTGCGAAAGAATTTAATACTATAGCTATAGATGATGGGATAGCTATGGGGCATTCTGGAATGTTGTATTCTTTACCATCTAGAGAAATAATAGCAGATTCTATAGAATATGTAATAAATGCACATTGTGTTGATGCTATGGTATGTATTTCAAATTGTGATAAAATTACTCCAGGTATGTTGATTGCTTCTATTAGATTAAATATACCAACAATATTTGTTTCTGGAGGACCGATGGAATCTGGAAAAGTTAATATTAATGGTAAAATTAAGAAGTTAGATCTAGTTGATGCTATTGTACATGGATCTAATGATTATAATAATGATATATCTAAATTAATAGAAAAAAATGCATGCCCAACTTGTGGTTCTTGTTCAGGAATGTTTACAGCTAATTCTATGAATTGTTTAACTGAAGTATTAGGAGTATCATTTCCTGGTAATGGAACCTTACTGGCTACTCATTTTAATAGAAAAAAATTATTTATTTCAGCCGGAAAACAGATAGTTAAAATAACTAAAAATTTTTATATAAATGGCATTAGTTTGTTACCAAAAGATTTAATAAATAAAAAATCTTTATATAATTCTATGTGTTTAGACATTGCTATGGGTGGATCAACTAATACAATTTTACATTTGTTGGCAATAGCTAAAGAGGGTAATATAAATTTTAATATTTCTGATATTGACAAATTATCTAAAAAAATTCCATATATTTGTAAAATATCTCCTAGTTCCAACAAATATCATATAGAAGATTTTCATAGAGCTGGAGGAGTTATAGGTTTACTAGGTGAGCTTTATAGAGGAAATTTTTTATACAGTGATACTAAAAATATTTTAGATTTAACTTTAAAAGAAATAATTTTTAAATATGATATAACAATTTCTAAAAATAAAAATATAAGTGATTTTTTCAAATCAGGACCTAAGGGAGAAAAAACTATTGTTCCTTTTTCTCAGTCTTATGAATGGAGTAGTTTGGATAAGGACAGAAAATATGGATGCATAAGGTCTATAAATAATTGTTATAGTAAAGATGGAGGGATTGCTATTTTATATGGAAATATAGCAAAAAATGGATGTGTAGTTAAAACAGCTGGTGTAGATAAAAAAAATTTAGTTTTTTCAGGTGTAGTTAAAGTATATGAAAGTCAGGAAGACGCAGTATATGCTATTTTGAACAATAAAGTTTTTAAAGGAGACATAGTAGTAATAAGGTATGAAGGTCCCAAAGGAGGACCTGGAATGCAGGAAATGTTATATCCAACTTCTTATTTAAAATCTTCTGGATTAGATAAATATTGTGCTTTATTAACAGATGGAAGATTTTCTGGTGGAACTTCTGGTCTGTCCATAGGGCACGTTTCTCCAGAAGCTGCAAATAAAGGATTAATATCTTTAGTAAAAGATAATGATTTAATTAAAATAAATATACCTAAGAGATATATACATTTAGAAGTTTCAAAACATGAGTTACATTTAAGAAGAAAATTAGAAGAATCTAGAGGAATGTTTTCTTATACTCCTAAAAACAGAAAAAGAAAGATTTCAGCTTCATTAAAAATATATTCTTATTTTGCAACTAGTGCAGACAAGGGCGCTTATAGAGATACTAGTAAATTAATTTAG